In Gadus macrocephalus chromosome 11, ASM3116895v1, a single genomic region encodes these proteins:
- the LOC132467080 gene encoding uncharacterized protein LOC132467080 — MESCWRLFVLVFLILPPAPQFAQEIVIPPPVVGYTGSYAILPCKLPNPGVNKLTQMQWDYVVQNTSKQILIYLPPLNVSIPDSPLKGRFSLKYSSEHDFSAVIREVVMADRGQYTCSLNVFPSGIFKLNTQLVVQDQKPLSYGALIGIVMAVAVKLSLVIMVAYAAIVRKRKTTLNQIGLVPSDTSGAETTGASGAKREEDLVYTDIGFIYSSGFNQPTSNVENTLSSNEKHAEEDDVTYSQVTVPRKKKNKERDTTV; from the exons ATGGAGAGTTGCTGGCGACTTTTTGTCTTGGTTTTCTTAATTCTACCCCCAG CCCCCCAGTTTGCACAAGAGATCGTCATTCCTCCACCGGTGGTGGGATACACTGGCTCTTATGCCATCCTTCCCTGCAAACTCCCAAACCCAGGAGTAAACAAACTCACCCAGATGCAGTGGGATTATGTGGTCCAAAACACTTCGAAACAAATTCTTATTTATCTACCACCGTTGAATGTATCTATTCCTGACAGTCCTCTGAAGGGCAGATTCTCTTTAAAATACTCTTCAGAACATGATTTTTCCGCAGTCATCCGAGAGGTAGTGATGGCTGATAGGGGCCAGTACACCTGCAGCCTCAACGTCTTCCCCAGTGGTATTTTTAAGTTAAACACTCAACTTGTAGTTCAAG ACCAGAAGCCACTGTCATATGGTGCGCTGATCGGAATAGTGATGGCTGTGGCTGTGAAATTATCATTAGTAATCATGGTGGCTTATGCAGCCATTGTCcgaaaaag GAAAACAACTCTCAACCAGATAGGCCTGGTCCCCAGTG ATACAAGCGGAGCCGAGACAACTGGGGCATCTGGAGCTAAAAGAGAGGAG GATCTGGTGTACACTGACATTGGATTCATCTATAGCTCTGGATTCAACCAACCAACCAGTAATGTCGAAAACACACTTTCATCCAATGAGAAACATGCTGAGGAGGATGACGTCACGTATTCCCAGGTTACAGTGCCACGAAAAAAGAAGAATAAAGAGCGGGATACAACTGTTTGA
- the LOC132467079 gene encoding glutamate receptor ionotropic, kainate 5-like, with translation MSTVSVYVSVCQEMLTEFRNAVSCKKSSRSRRRRPASSSSALRHPGRVTLGAPRPLRLVREMRLSNGKLYSGAGTLAGGAGPLVGGAGEGGGGAAEGSAAADLGPGPQRILEFPLGASATPPPPAPAAVTALAPRGCSHVRICQECRRIQNLRGDTGLGPSASTRIPPSSAPLPRLPPPPPPSSSNTDSEGGGGPSPRRPQTPGPLPPPPSSKATDFLAEQD, from the exons ATGAGTACTGTTTCTGTTTAT gtgtctgtctgtcaggagATGCTCACCGAGTTTCGAAACGCCGTCTCCTGTAAGAAGAGTTCCCgctcccgccgccgccggcccgcctccagctcctccgccCTGCGCCACCCCGGCCGCGTCACCCTGGGGGCCCCCCGGCCCCTGCGCCTTGTCCGCGAGATGCGCCTCAGCAACGGCAAGCTGTACAGCGGCGCCGGGACCCTGGCGGGCGGAGCCGGGCCCTTGGTCGGCGGAGCCGGGGAAGGCGGAGGCGGAGCAGCGGAAGGGTCCGCGGCCGCAGACCTGGGCCCGGGGCCCCAGCGCATCCTGGAGTTCCCTCTGGGGGCCAGCGCCACCCCGcctcccccggcccccgccGCCGTGACGGCGCTGGCCCCGCGCGGCTGCAGCCACGTGCGGATCTGCCAGGAGTGCCGCCGGATCCAGAACCTCCGCGGCGACACCGGCCTGGGGCCGTCCGCCTCCACGCGCATCCCGCCCTCCTCGGCGCCCCTCCCCCGGCtaccgccgcccccgcccccgtcctcctccaaCACAGACAGCGAGGGCGGGGGAGGGCCCAGCCCGAGGCGGCCGCAGACCCCCGGGCCCCTCCCACCTCCGCCGAGCAGCAAGGCCACAGACTTCTTGGCCGAGCAGGACTGA
- the LOC132467071 gene encoding glutamate receptor ionotropic, kainate 5-like → MNSTSLDINVSETLANKTLIVTTILENPYVMRKGHDQYEGFCVDMLRELADILKFSFRIKLVDDGLYGAPEPNGSWTGMVGELINRKADLAVASFTITSEREKVIDFSKPFMTLGISILYRVHLGRKPGYFSFLDPFSPAVWLFMLLAYLAVSCILFLAARLSPYEWYNPHPCLRERKDLLENQYTLGNSLWFPIGGFMQQGSEIMPRALSTRCVSGVWWAFTLIIISSYTANLAAFLTVQRMEVPIGSPDDLADQTNIEYGTIHGGSTMTFFMNSRYQTYQRMWNYMHSKQPSVFVKSTEEGIARVVNSKYAFLMESTMNEYQRGRNCNLTQIGGLLDTKGYGIGMPLGSPFREEITMGILQMQENNRLEILKRRWWEGGQCPREEDHRAKGLGMENIGGIFVVLICGLIIAVFVAIMEFVWSTRRSAETDEVRPHTCPRRTPRHTPVGHHGNPPTLPLV, encoded by the exons ATGAACTCCACCAGCCTGGACATCAACGTGTCGGAGACGCTGGCCAACAAGACGCTCATCGTCACCACCATACTG GAGAACCCGTACGTGATGCGCAAGGGCCACGACCAGTACGAGGGCTTCTGCGTGGACATGCTCCGGGAGCTGGCCGACATCCTGAAGTTCTCCTTCAGGATCAAGCTGGTGGACGACGGGCTGTACGGAGCCCCCGAGCCCAACGGCTCCTGGACCGGGATGGTGGGGGAGCTGATTAACCGa AAAGCGGACCTGGCGGTGGCTAGCTTCACGATCACCTCGGAAAGAGAGAAGGTCATCGACTTCTCCAAGCCCTTCATGACCTTGGGAATCAGCATCCTGTACAGAGTTCATCTG GGGAGGAAGCCAGGCTACTTCTCCTTCCTGGACCCCTTCTCTCCAGCTGTGTGGCTCTTCATGCTACTGGCCTACCTGGCCGTCAGCTGCATCCTCTTCCTGGCtgcaag GCTGAGCCCCTACGAGTGGTACAACCCCCACCCGTGTCTCCGGGAGCGCAAGGACCTGCTGGAGAACCAGTACACCCTTGGGAACAGCTTGTGGTTCCCCATCGGAGGCTTCATGCAGCAGGGCTCCGAGATCATGCCGAGGGCCCTGTCTACCCGATGTGTCAGCGGGGTGTG GTGGGCCTTCACCCTGATCATCATCTCCTCCTACACCGCCAACCTGGCCGCCTTCCTGACCGTCCAGAGGATGGAGGTGCCCATCGGCTCCCCGGACGACCTGGCCGACCAGACCAACATCGAGTACGGCACCATCCACGGAGGGAGCACCATGACCTTCTTCATg AATTCCCGGTACCAGACGTACCAGCGGATGTGGAACTACATGCACTCCAAGCAGCCCAGCGTGTTCGTGAAGAGCACGGAGGAGGGCATCGCCCGCGTGGTCAACTCCAAGTACGCCTTCCTGATGGAGAGCACCATGAACGAGTACCAGCGCGGACGCAACTGCAACCTCACCCAGATAGGAGGCCTGCTGGACACCAAGGGCTACGGCATCGGCATGCCGCTCG GCTctccgttcagagaggagatcaCGATGGGCATCCTGCAGATGCAGGAGAACAACCGCCTGGAGATCctgaagaggaggtggtgggagggcGGCCAATGTCCCAGGGAGGAGGACCACCGCGCAAAAG gcctGGGCATGGAGAACATTGGCGGTATCTTTGTGGTTCTCATCTGCGGGCTGATCATCGCCGTGTTCGTGGCCATCATGGAGTTCGTGTGGTCCACGCGGCGGTCGGCCGAGACCGACGAGGTACGCCCCCACACCTGCCCTCGCCGAACCCCCAGACACACCCCAGtaggtcaccatggcaacccgCCAACCCTTCCGCTTGTTTAA